In one Flavobacteriales bacterium genomic region, the following are encoded:
- a CDS encoding transketolase C-terminal domain-containing protein, producing the protein MNPYPVLDQKDTRSGFGAGLLELGRTNPQVVALCADLTGSLKMDAFQKAFPDRFFQVGIAEANMMGIAAGLTVGGKIPYTGTFANFSTGRVYDQVRQSIAYAGKNVKLCASHAGLTLGEDGATHQILEDIGLMRMLPGMAVVVPADYNQTRQATIAIADHEGPVYLRFGRPKWPVFIPEGMPFILGKAQRLIEGADVSLFACGHLVWRALQAAEQLMAQGIRAEVVNVHTIKPLDEAAILESATKTGCAVTCEEHNRYGGLGDAVAQVLALHRPTPQEFVAVNDSFGESGTPDQLMTKYGLDVPDIVRAAQRVMARK; encoded by the coding sequence ATGAACCCCTATCCCGTACTCGACCAGAAGGACACCCGAAGCGGCTTCGGCGCAGGCCTGTTGGAACTCGGCAGGACGAACCCGCAGGTGGTGGCGCTCTGCGCCGACCTCACCGGTTCGCTGAAGATGGATGCCTTCCAGAAGGCCTTTCCCGATCGGTTCTTCCAGGTCGGCATCGCGGAAGCGAACATGATGGGGATCGCCGCCGGCCTCACCGTCGGAGGGAAGATCCCTTACACGGGCACCTTCGCCAACTTCAGCACAGGAAGGGTCTATGACCAGGTACGGCAGAGCATCGCCTATGCTGGTAAGAACGTGAAGCTATGCGCCAGTCACGCCGGGCTGACCCTCGGCGAGGACGGGGCGACCCACCAGATCCTCGAGGACATCGGTCTGATGCGCATGCTGCCCGGCATGGCCGTTGTGGTGCCGGCTGATTACAACCAGACCCGCCAGGCCACCATCGCGATCGCCGATCACGAGGGCCCGGTGTACCTCCGCTTCGGCCGGCCGAAATGGCCCGTCTTCATCCCCGAAGGCATGCCTTTCATCCTGGGCAAGGCGCAACGGCTGATCGAGGGCGCGGACGTCAGCCTCTTCGCGTGCGGGCACCTGGTGTGGCGCGCCCTGCAGGCCGCTGAGCAATTGATGGCCCAAGGCATCCGTGCCGAGGTGGTCAATGTGCACACGATCAAACCCTTGGACGAGGCGGCCATCCTAGAATCAGCAACGAAGACGGGATGCGCGGTCACCTGCGAGGAGCACAACCGCTACGGAGGCCTCGGCGATGCCGTGGCCCAGGTGCTGGCGCTGCACCGGCCTACCCCGCAGGAATTCGTCGCCGTGAACGACTCCTTCGGGGAGAGCGGGACGCCCGATCAGCTCATGACGAAATACGGGCTGGACGTCCCGGACATCGTGCGGGCCGCGCAGCGGGTGATGGCGCGGAAATGA
- a CDS encoding VWA domain-containing protein has translation MGTTRPHVRRWPIGLMLLGAALIALAQPAHSQEAQALKQPPLTRMLFVFDASNSMNAFWGNRPKIETARDLLLQSLKELEGQPDLELALRLYGHQTPIQPGKQDCDDTRLEVPFSSNSIPAMRKTLQGVRCLGTTPIARSLEKAAKDFPETDQQKGTRGVRNVIILITDGIEACDEDPCAVSRALQAKGIVLKPFVIGVGLTENDRYALQCVGNYFDASTPELFEHVLKVVVTQALNTTTAQISLMTTDGQPSETDVPVTLYDQKTGQVRYHLVHTMNERGLPDTLALDPVFTYRVVAHTLPASIRENVTVRPGTHTIIAVDAGTGILNLRTGTGPLDAHPVSCVVRRKGEMATLQAQPMGTQQRYRVGAYDLEVLTLPRTLIPDVRVEQGKTTDITVPRAGVLNVTASAAGPGSVFLRSGDELQWVADLDPASPRNQFRLQPGTYQVTYRSGSARRTELSLVKEALIESGRSVNLNF, from the coding sequence ATGGGAACGACCCGCCCGCATGTGCGCAGGTGGCCGATAGGCCTGATGCTGCTGGGCGCGGCGCTGATCGCGCTAGCGCAACCTGCGCACAGCCAGGAGGCGCAGGCCCTGAAACAGCCCCCGCTCACGCGCATGCTGTTCGTCTTCGATGCGAGCAACAGCATGAATGCATTCTGGGGGAACCGGCCCAAGATCGAGACGGCGCGCGACCTCCTGCTGCAGTCGCTGAAGGAGCTCGAAGGCCAGCCCGATCTGGAACTGGCTTTGCGGCTGTACGGCCACCAGACGCCCATCCAGCCCGGGAAGCAGGATTGCGACGACACCCGCTTGGAGGTTCCCTTCAGCAGCAACAGCATCCCCGCGATGCGGAAGACATTGCAGGGCGTGCGGTGCCTGGGCACCACGCCCATTGCCCGCTCGCTGGAGAAAGCTGCCAAGGACTTCCCCGAAACGGACCAGCAGAAAGGCACCCGCGGCGTCCGCAACGTCATCATCCTCATCACCGATGGGATCGAGGCCTGCGACGAGGACCCCTGCGCAGTGAGCCGTGCCCTGCAGGCGAAAGGCATCGTGCTGAAGCCCTTCGTCATCGGGGTGGGCCTCACCGAGAATGACCGCTACGCGCTGCAGTGCGTGGGCAATTACTTCGATGCCAGCACCCCTGAGCTCTTCGAGCATGTGCTGAAGGTGGTGGTCACCCAGGCCCTGAATACCACCACGGCCCAGATCAGCCTGATGACCACCGATGGCCAGCCTTCCGAGACGGACGTGCCGGTGACGCTCTACGACCAGAAAACCGGCCAGGTCCGCTACCATCTGGTGCACACGATGAATGAACGCGGCCTCCCCGACACCCTCGCGCTTGACCCGGTGTTCACCTACCGGGTGGTGGCCCACACGCTGCCGGCCTCGATACGGGAGAACGTCACCGTGAGGCCCGGGACCCATACCATCATCGCCGTCGATGCCGGCACAGGCATCCTGAACCTGCGCACGGGCACAGGGCCCTTGGACGCGCATCCCGTCTCGTGCGTGGTGCGCAGGAAGGGCGAAATGGCCACGCTCCAGGCCCAGCCGATGGGAACGCAGCAGCGCTACCGCGTGGGCGCCTATGACCTGGAGGTCCTAACGCTGCCCCGCACCCTCATTCCGGATGTGCGCGTGGAGCAAGGGAAGACCACCGACATCACGGTGCCGCGTGCCGGCGTGCTGAATGTGACCGCCTCCGCTGCCGGTCCGGGCTCCGTGTTCCTCAGGTCCGGTGACGAGCTGCAGTGGGTGGCCGATCTCGACCCGGCATCGCCCCGCAACCAGTTCCGGCTGCAGCCCGGCACCTATCAAGTGACCTACCGCAGCGGATCGGCCCGCCGCACGGAGCTGAGCCTTGTGAAGGAGGCCCTCATCGAGAGCGGCCGCAGCGTGAACCTCAACTTCTAG
- a CDS encoding transketolase, giving the protein MTDSPFPAATAKPSVSELQRIASQVRRDIVRQVHAAQSGHPGGSLGCADYLTALYFQVLRHDPANWDMDGHGQDLFFLSNGHISPAWYSVLARSGYFPIAELATFRRINTRLQGHPTTHEGLPGVRMASGSLGQGLSVAIGAALAKRLNGDATLVYSLHGDGELQEGQIWEAAMYAAAKGVDNLISTVDYNGRQIDGDVDDVLPLGNLRAKWEAFGWQVLETNGNDMASLLGALSTAKGMTGKGKPIMILMRTEMGQGVDFMMNSHAWHGIAPNDAQLKSALGQLEETLGDY; this is encoded by the coding sequence ATGACCGATTCCCCATTCCCGGCCGCCACGGCCAAGCCCTCGGTATCAGAACTTCAGCGCATCGCCAGCCAGGTCAGGCGCGACATCGTCCGCCAAGTGCATGCCGCCCAGAGCGGCCACCCGGGTGGGTCACTGGGCTGTGCGGATTACCTCACAGCCCTTTACTTCCAAGTGCTTCGGCACGATCCGGCGAATTGGGACATGGATGGCCACGGACAGGATCTCTTCTTCCTGAGCAACGGGCATATCAGTCCAGCGTGGTACAGCGTGCTGGCCCGCAGCGGGTATTTCCCCATTGCGGAACTGGCCACCTTCCGGCGGATCAATACGCGCCTGCAGGGGCACCCGACCACCCATGAGGGACTGCCGGGAGTGCGCATGGCCAGCGGATCGCTGGGCCAGGGGTTGAGCGTAGCCATCGGGGCGGCCCTCGCAAAGCGACTGAACGGCGACGCCACGCTCGTCTACAGCCTGCATGGCGACGGTGAACTGCAGGAAGGGCAGATCTGGGAAGCCGCCATGTATGCCGCTGCCAAAGGCGTGGACAACCTGATCAGCACAGTCGACTACAACGGCCGCCAGATTGACGGCGATGTGGATGATGTGCTTCCCTTGGGCAACCTCCGTGCGAAATGGGAGGCCTTCGGGTGGCAGGTGCTGGAGACCAACGGCAACGACATGGCCTCGCTCCTCGGCGCGTTGAGCACGGCCAAGGGCATGACGGGCAAGGGCAAGCCCATCATGATCCTCATGCGCACGGAGATGGGCCAAGGCGTGGACTTCATGATGAACAGCCATGCATGGCATGGCATCGCCCCCAACGATGCCCAATTGAAGAGCGCATTGGGCCAGTTGGAGGAGACCTTGGGCGACTACTGA